In one window of Reinekea forsetii DNA:
- a CDS encoding NAD(P)/FAD-dependent oxidoreductase: MAEFAVIGAGLAGISLAHQLIEAGHTCVVFEKSRGLGGRLATRRLEHWQADHGAQYFTASSAAFQAEVGRWLQRGWVKPWAVTPWRLTREQLSPSPDKRERFVGTPNMNAMVHGLAEGIPLYRQTRIDRLEADGDRWRLWDEHGEHYGRFDAVILTAPLAQSQALLPAEVIGAAELDSQNMTPTWAVAIAFAETTGIEADAVFVKDGIVGWAARDSAKPDRPQQHETWVMHFTAQWSANHLDASPELLQQQVVEVLERLTNATLPEIHQSFSHRWLYAQATTLEPIQQWHPASRIGLAGDWTQGNRIEAAWISAHRLATILLDEFA; encoded by the coding sequence ATGGCAGAATTTGCAGTTATTGGTGCGGGTCTAGCGGGTATTAGCCTGGCCCATCAGCTTATAGAGGCTGGCCACACCTGTGTCGTATTTGAAAAGAGTCGCGGTTTGGGTGGGCGGTTGGCCACCCGACGCCTTGAACACTGGCAGGCGGATCACGGAGCGCAGTACTTTACCGCTAGCTCCGCCGCCTTTCAGGCCGAAGTAGGCCGTTGGCTGCAGCGCGGTTGGGTCAAGCCCTGGGCCGTCACACCTTGGCGCTTGACGCGCGAGCAGTTGAGTCCATCACCGGATAAACGAGAGCGTTTTGTCGGTACGCCGAACATGAATGCCATGGTGCACGGATTAGCCGAAGGCATTCCGCTCTATCGGCAAACTCGGATTGATCGTCTCGAGGCCGATGGCGATCGGTGGCGGTTATGGGACGAGCATGGCGAGCATTATGGCCGTTTTGATGCGGTAATTTTGACCGCACCGCTGGCCCAATCCCAAGCCTTATTGCCTGCTGAGGTGATCGGCGCCGCCGAGCTCGATAGCCAGAACATGACACCCACTTGGGCCGTCGCCATAGCGTTTGCTGAAACAACGGGTATCGAAGCCGATGCGGTCTTTGTTAAAGATGGGATTGTCGGCTGGGCCGCGCGCGATTCAGCCAAGCCAGATCGGCCGCAACAGCACGAAACCTGGGTGATGCATTTTACCGCTCAGTGGAGCGCAAACCACCTCGATGCGTCGCCTGAATTGCTGCAACAGCAGGTAGTCGAGGTATTGGAGCGCTTAACCAATGCCACCCTGCCCGAGATCCATCAATCATTCAGCCACCGTTGGCTCTATGCCCAAGCCACCACGCTGGAGCCGATTCAACAATGGCATCCGGCCAGTCGCATCGGCCTGGCCGGCGATTGGACCCAAGGCAATCGGATTGAGGCGGCCTGGATCAGCGCCCACCGCTTGGCGACGATCTTATTAGACGAGTTTGCCTAG
- a CDS encoding UPF0149 family protein: MTEQWAKSVSYRVALDDLTARFIQLKQQDRVARSELMPNIESIDGYLFAINSVPAKVSPSEWLSDLLPLIQITGEAPAAAVNLLISYQVHSLARMAQHQYALPSETDPLAALKPASALNSFSHGFEVGYRRISTIWSASIPEELRTELTSQVFALKFFASTENAKLYLSARKSPMRPDQLAEQVLNNLPKAADLHVRLGMALDSERGTAH, encoded by the coding sequence ATGACCGAGCAATGGGCCAAGAGCGTTAGTTATCGCGTCGCGCTCGATGATTTAACTGCACGGTTCATCCAACTTAAGCAGCAGGATCGAGTCGCGCGCAGTGAGTTGATGCCCAATATCGAATCGATAGACGGCTATCTTTTTGCCATCAACAGCGTGCCGGCCAAGGTGTCGCCCAGTGAATGGCTGAGTGATCTATTACCCCTGATTCAGATCACAGGGGAAGCGCCAGCGGCTGCGGTCAACCTATTGATTTCTTATCAGGTGCACAGTTTGGCGCGCATGGCGCAGCATCAATATGCACTACCAAGCGAGACCGACCCGCTTGCCGCGCTGAAACCGGCCAGCGCGCTCAACAGCTTCAGCCATGGCTTTGAAGTGGGTTATCGGCGGATCTCGACCATCTGGTCGGCCTCCATCCCGGAGGAATTGCGCACTGAATTGACGTCACAGGTCTTTGCCCTGAAGTTTTTTGCCAGTACCGAAAACGCTAAGCTCTATCTCTCGGCGCGCAAGTCGCCGATGCGGCCCGATCAATTAGCGGAACAGGTGCTGAATAATCTGCCTAAGGCTGCCGACCTGCACGTGCGCTTGGGCATGGCGTTGGACTCTGAACGCGGTACCGCTCACTAG
- a CDS encoding LysE family translocator: MLNLTLLAAFVPTFMFVSFTPGMCMTLAMTLGITIGVKRTLWMMFGELIGVGLIAAAAVLGVAALLLAAPWVFTTFRWLGGAYLVWLGLQMWRSRGKMAIPEDLAGAGSAISRRALFSQGFITAIANPKGWAFFMVLLPPFLDQSLAMAPQLSALIAIILLIELCALLIYALGGATLNRLLQKSSNVRLLNRIAGTLMLAVGVWLALG; this comes from the coding sequence ATGCTCAATCTCACACTCTTGGCGGCCTTTGTCCCGACCTTTATGTTCGTATCCTTTACCCCGGGTATGTGCATGACCCTGGCCATGACCCTGGGTATTACCATTGGCGTCAAACGAACCCTATGGATGATGTTCGGTGAACTGATTGGCGTCGGTCTGATTGCCGCGGCCGCGGTGCTCGGCGTTGCCGCCCTACTCTTGGCTGCGCCCTGGGTGTTTACCACATTTCGTTGGTTGGGCGGAGCCTATCTGGTCTGGCTCGGGCTGCAGATGTGGCGCTCTAGAGGCAAGATGGCCATTCCGGAGGATTTGGCCGGCGCGGGCTCGGCCATCAGCCGCCGGGCGCTGTTCAGTCAGGGATTCATAACCGCCATTGCTAATCCCAAGGGTTGGGCCTTCTTTATGGTCCTGCTACCACCCTTTCTCGACCAATCCCTGGCCATGGCCCCGCAGCTGAGTGCGTTGATCGCGATCATCTTATTGATCGAACTGTGTGCCCTGCTGATCTATGCTTTGGGCGGGGCAACATTGAACCGGTTGCTGCAAAAATCGTCCAATGTCCGACTCTTGAATCGGATTGCCGGCACCCTGATGCTGGCCGTGGGGGTTTGGCTGGCCTTGGGTTAA
- a CDS encoding divergent PAP2 family protein — protein sequence MELFSYPLVAAIVGNVSAQATKGLIQAIANKSISPEVIFASGGMPSSHSATVAALAIAIGLQDGFGSSLFALALVFTGVVAYDAMGVRLAAGRHAAALNILVDEFKQLRELARGDHPQRTKLVIRRFHERIGHSVNEVAAGLAVGALIALGLAQLG from the coding sequence ATGGAACTATTTTCCTATCCCCTGGTCGCAGCTATTGTCGGCAATGTTTCCGCCCAGGCGACTAAGGGCCTGATCCAAGCCATTGCCAACAAGAGCATCAGCCCAGAGGTGATCTTCGCGTCCGGTGGCATGCCCAGCAGTCATTCCGCCACAGTCGCCGCCCTGGCCATCGCCATTGGCCTGCAGGATGGCTTCGGGTCTAGTCTGTTTGCCTTAGCCTTGGTCTTTACCGGTGTGGTGGCCTACGACGCCATGGGCGTGCGTTTGGCGGCGGGACGTCATGCCGCGGCGCTCAATATATTGGTCGATGAGTTTAAACAACTGCGCGAGCTGGCCCGAGGCGATCACCCGCAACGCACCAAATTGGTGATCCGCCGCTTTCATGAGCGCATTGGCCACAGCGTCAATGAGGTGGCCGCCGGTCTGGCCGTCGGCGCCTTGATAGCACTAGGCTTGGCCCAATTGGGCTAG
- a CDS encoding DsbA family oxidoreductase: protein MKIEIVSDVMCPWCVIGYKNLTQALAALEPKLRAEISWQPFELNPQMPIAGQNMREHLLEKYGMTAEQSDSNRTHISELGAKAGFSFNFADDGIMINSFDCHRLLAWAQEHDKQSELQMALFSAHFTDNKRLNDRDTLLTLVEQVGLTRDRASEILAGDDYRDLVLGEQQRMRQLGISAVPTFIINDQYSISGGQPVAAFRQALAQIQAETSGA from the coding sequence ATGAAAATTGAAATAGTGTCCGACGTGATGTGCCCTTGGTGTGTTATCGGCTATAAAAACCTAACCCAGGCCTTAGCAGCGCTGGAACCGAAATTACGCGCCGAAATCAGTTGGCAGCCCTTCGAATTAAATCCGCAAATGCCGATCGCAGGCCAAAATATGCGCGAACATCTGCTTGAAAAGTATGGCATGACGGCCGAGCAAAGCGACTCAAATCGGACGCATATTAGCGAATTGGGCGCTAAGGCAGGCTTCAGCTTTAACTTCGCCGACGATGGCATCATGATAAACAGTTTTGATTGCCATCGATTATTGGCTTGGGCCCAAGAGCACGACAAGCAAAGCGAGTTGCAGATGGCCCTCTTTAGTGCCCATTTCACCGACAATAAGCGCCTCAACGACCGCGATACCCTATTAACACTGGTCGAGCAGGTGGGACTAACACGGGATCGAGCGTCTGAAATACTCGCCGGCGATGACTACCGGGACCTGGTCCTAGGCGAGCAACAGCGCATGCGGCAGTTGGGTATATCCGCCGTACCGACCTTTATTATTAACGACCAATATAGTATCAGCGGCGGCCAGCCTGTGGCTGCGTTCCGCCAGGCCCTAGCGCAAATTCAGGCCGAAACAAGCGGCGCCTAA
- a CDS encoding LysR family transcriptional regulator, protein MDHLSEIQAFLAIADLGSFTKAAEHLGLSRSRISQLISRLEDRLGVMLMHRTTRSLTLTPEGEQFRTGCRQGMQHLEQAEASLKLMSTRLSGPVRINSVGGVFGETFLSKALAEVVSEHPEVTVHISYSSSLIDLNRDPVDLVLRIGKAPGHQVASAHLGEIHHVLCASPKFVNLYGFAQSPSDLEQLRTISGTPKTWELTRANERQVVTPKSCWHSPSSQAQRIAAEQGLGIARLLTAVAQDALAEGRLLRVLPEWQIEPTQLWLLWSNQGDLPKRIEMVRDHLRVRLTNLIGDNRWDGLAQLGQA, encoded by the coding sequence ATGGATCACTTATCAGAAATTCAGGCCTTCTTGGCCATTGCAGATTTGGGCAGTTTCACCAAGGCCGCCGAGCACTTAGGCTTGTCGCGCAGTCGCATCAGTCAGTTGATCAGCCGCTTGGAAGATCGCCTCGGTGTGATGTTGATGCACCGCACCACCCGCTCCTTGACCCTGACGCCGGAAGGCGAGCAATTCCGCACCGGCTGTCGCCAAGGCATGCAACACTTGGAGCAAGCCGAGGCAAGCCTCAAGCTGATGTCCACCCGACTGTCCGGACCGGTGCGCATCAATTCGGTCGGCGGCGTTTTTGGCGAAACCTTCCTGTCCAAGGCGTTGGCGGAGGTGGTCAGCGAGCACCCGGAGGTCACCGTACATATCAGCTATTCCAGCAGTCTAATCGACCTCAATCGAGATCCGGTCGATCTGGTCTTGCGCATCGGTAAGGCCCCAGGTCATCAGGTGGCGTCGGCCCATCTGGGCGAGATCCACCATGTGCTCTGTGCCAGCCCGAAGTTCGTCAATCTGTATGGCTTTGCGCAAAGCCCCAGTGACCTGGAACAGCTGCGTACCATCAGTGGCACGCCAAAAACCTGGGAGCTGACCCGGGCGAATGAGCGTCAGGTGGTGACGCCTAAATCGTGCTGGCACTCGCCCAGTTCTCAGGCACAACGCATCGCCGCGGAACAGGGCCTGGGCATCGCACGGCTGCTTACCGCGGTGGCCCAGGATGCTCTGGCTGAAGGACGCCTACTCCGGGTCCTGCCGGAATGGCAGATCGAGCCGACTCAACTTTGGTTGCTCTGGTCCAATCAGGGTGATCTGCCCAAACGTATCGAGATGGTGCGCGACCATTTGCGCGTGCGCCTGACCAATCTGATCGGCGATAACCGTTGGGACGGCCTAGCCCAATTGGGCCAAGCCTAG
- a CDS encoding DUF1244 domain-containing protein, with product MDKQTQIELEAAAFRRLVAHLDQNKAVQNIDLMNLAGFCRNCLAKWYAAAAQERGHQIDKEAAREYIYGMPYADWKALHQSPASDEGTATQPSDRGGDQT from the coding sequence ATGGATAAACAAACTCAGATAGAACTTGAAGCCGCTGCCTTTCGCCGACTGGTCGCTCATTTGGACCAGAACAAGGCCGTGCAGAACATCGACCTGATGAACCTGGCCGGGTTTTGTCGTAACTGCCTGGCCAAATGGTACGCTGCGGCGGCGCAAGAACGCGGCCACCAGATCGATAAGGAGGCGGCTCGAGAGTATATCTATGGCATGCCTTACGCCGATTGGAAAGCCTTACACCAGAGCCCGGCCTCAGACGAGGGCACAGCAACCCAGCCGTCAGATCGTGGCGGAGATCAAACATGA
- a CDS encoding FKBP-type peptidyl-prolyl cis-trans isomerase encodes MSNYDTPELRVSYGIGRQMGGQLLEQPFDGLDIAAVTQGVLEAFNQVADPVSSIDMQNAYDVIRERLTSAQAEKEQALAGDGEVFLTENAARDAVTVTESGLQYEVISAGDASGVKPLPTSKVKVHYHGTLINGEVFDSSVQRGEPIEFAVNGVIAGWTEALQLMVPGDKWKLCIPHQLAYGAQGAGGAIGPYQALVFEVEMLAIV; translated from the coding sequence ATGTCTAACTATGATACGCCGGAATTACGCGTCAGCTACGGTATCGGTCGCCAGATGGGTGGCCAACTTTTAGAGCAGCCGTTCGACGGCCTGGATATAGCCGCAGTCACGCAAGGCGTGTTAGAGGCATTCAATCAGGTCGCCGATCCGGTCAGCAGTATCGATATGCAAAATGCCTACGATGTCATTCGTGAGCGCTTAACCAGTGCCCAAGCCGAAAAAGAGCAGGCATTGGCCGGCGACGGTGAGGTGTTTTTAACCGAAAATGCTGCACGTGATGCGGTAACGGTGACCGAATCAGGTCTGCAATACGAAGTGATCAGTGCCGGCGATGCCAGCGGTGTGAAGCCGTTGCCAACCTCAAAAGTTAAGGTGCATTATCATGGTACCCTGATCAATGGCGAAGTCTTTGACAGCTCGGTGCAACGTGGCGAGCCGATCGAATTTGCCGTTAATGGCGTGATTGCGGGTTGGACCGAAGCGCTGCAGTTGATGGTACCGGGTGATAAGTGGAAGCTCTGCATTCCCCATCAGCTCGCCTACGGCGCGCAAGGTGCCGGCGGTGCAATCGGGCCTTATCAGGCGCTGGTTTTTGAAGTCGAAATGCTCGCGATCGTTTGA
- a CDS encoding translation initiation factor Sui1: MAQKQKTGLDALFSPSARVYSTESGKICPDCDQPVGACSCGNEIRPDGDGIVRLHRETKGRKGKGVTLIKGVLATPTELKLLAKELKARCGTGGTVKDGVIEIQGDFRDLLLETLTTKGYRVKKSGG; the protein is encoded by the coding sequence ATGGCACAGAAACAAAAAACCGGACTGGACGCCTTGTTCAGTCCCAGCGCGCGAGTTTACAGTACCGAAAGTGGCAAGATCTGTCCGGACTGCGACCAGCCCGTAGGGGCCTGCAGTTGCGGTAATGAGATCCGCCCCGACGGTGACGGTATAGTGCGTCTGCATCGGGAAACCAAAGGCCGCAAGGGTAAGGGCGTGACGCTGATCAAGGGCGTGCTCGCAACACCGACCGAGTTAAAGCTCTTGGCCAAAGAACTCAAGGCCAGATGCGGTACCGGTGGCACCGTAAAAGACGGTGTTATCGAAATACAGGGCGATTTCCGGGACCTGCTCCTGGAAACGCTAACAACCAAGGGTTACCGAGTAAAAAAATCGGGTGGATAA